The nucleotide window GGTGAGAACAGGAGGAAGTCCAAGAAATACTTCTGAAGACTCTCCCCCCAATGTTCTAAtaacaacccccccaaaaaagataaaCAGTGTTGTTTATAgctgcctttctttgaatttattGAAAGACAGATTCAGAGTATTCACAGATTGGGTCTACCAATCTGTGGGGAGGAGTTGAGGGTGGTGGGGGAAGAAATGACCTGGATGGAAAAATGAAAGTATGCCTGTTTTTAAGCCTCCTTAACTGTTTTACTGGCTATTGGGAGGACCTTTCTTCCATTGAAAGGCCCATATAGAAGACCAGAGTAAAAACAAACCAAGAAGCTTAATTCAGAGCTTTTGCCATTTAGGTCAAGTTGTCAAAGATGAGAAAGAGTGAAGTTCAGAAAACACAGGTTCCTCATGCCTGCCTTATGGTACTTCTCCCACTttttacccaattacaaagcaaAGATAGCCTCACCTTTCACAGCTGTAGCCTCCTTCAGGTGATGGGTCATGAAGTCAATGCTAGCATAGGTGTTGGTTGTGGGCAAGGGTCCAGAGCCTGGCCCCACACAACCACCTGTGCTGCTGCCACTTCCACCATTGATGAGGCCACTGAGGCCACGGGTCAGGGCCCAGGAATTCTTGTCTCCagactgctgctgctgctgtaacaATAGGCCAGCTTCATCTCTAACATCAATGGCGATGTAGTTGAGACCATTCTGGAAGCCTGCTGATGTCTCCCGACACATAGGAGAGCCACTGCTCCCAGGGCAACCAACTAATGCTCCATGTTGGTTTTGTGTCCACCTCAGCTGCTGAGACTGAGGTGGCAGAGGGAGTGATGGTTGCCGAGGGTGAGGAGATGTAGATGGCTCTTCCTCACCTCCTCCAAGACTCTCACCACCATTGCCACTGGGCCCTTCGCCACTTTTCCTGAGAGAGACATTTTCCACAGAGGCCGAATTGTGGCGCTTAGGATTGTGTGCGAAGGATGGGGACACAGGGGTCACAGTAGTGGTCGAGGAGAAGGTTTCCGAGCTGTGGCGTCTGCGGCCCCCCTGTGGGTCAGCACGGATGACCTTGGCACCCCGGTGTGGATCTGGGGGTGGGCTGGCCAGGAGAAAGGCCTCTACACCAGACACCTGCTCCATCAAACTCAGTCGTTTCACACCAGATGTAGGGCTGGTCACTCGGGCACTTTCTGGCTTCGGAGGTGCTGCAATGGGCTGTGGTGGAGTGGCGGCTATGCCGAAGGCCATCTCGGTGTAGTCACCACTATCCTCTGTCTCagggggagaagaaggggaggaggCAGAGACAGGGGTTGGGTGGCAGGTAGAAGAAGCTGGAGGCAGGCGGTATAGCTCTCCTGGTGGTGGAGGTGGTAGTTGCTGCTGCTGTGAGGAGGAAGTAGAGGAGGCAGGTGGTGTTGGCAGTGGTGGGCAGGGTGAGGAAGCCTCAGGGGACATCAAGGCATCCAAAGAGCCCACAGAGCCACCACCCTCAGTGCCAGATTTGGGTGACTTGGGTGAGCCAAAGCCAAGGTTCATATAGTCAGAGAGGGGAGAGCGCCTCCGGCTGTCACCACTGGTGCCAGGGGTACCTGAACCCATTGAAGAGGCTGGACTGCTAGCTGAGAGTAGTGATGATGATGAGGCTGCTGAAGTTAGCAGGGGAGGTGGAGGTGGTGAAAGGTGGGCTCCAGATTCACTAAAGTCAATGTTGATGTATTCACCTGGGCTTTTGGGCTCAGGTGGCAGTGGATACTCATGCATGCTAGGAAGGGTTCTAAGCCCCTCTAGGGACAGACGAGTGGGCCGGACTGCTCTGCAACGctggatgaggaaactctctGGACGGTTGCTGTTGCCACTGCTACTGCCACTCTGCCTAACTGCTGAAGGCACTAGGTGGTGAGGTTGGGAGTGGCTGCCCCCATTAGATACAAAGGGCCTGGTAGGCTGGGTGCAGGGGGTAGTTGTGTTGGGCAGTGGCTGCAGACTTGGCTGCTCTTGCTCCTCTTCCACAATCCTCCTCCCCACTGGAGAATTCATGAATACATACTGGTCACTATCCCCATTTCTAGGACAGGGAGTTTTATAAGAACGGGGTAGTGAGCTGTAACAGCAGCCTGGGACCCCCTTAGGTGGTTCTCCACCACCAGGCAATGGGACTGAGTCATAGAAGAAGTCAGGTGGGGTGAGAGAAGCTCCTGCATCACTAGGAGACATGTTAAGGTAATCTCCATTGGGAAGTAGCTTGCCTTCAGAGCTCTCCACTGAGAGCTTGGAACCACACCACATCCTCATGTACCCACTGTCCTCAGGAGAGCTTTCAGCTGGAGAACTGGTCTTGTAGCTGCTACCATTCATCGGGGAGCCTCTTCCACTTGTTGCTGATGAGGCTGCTTGGGATGCTGCACCTGTAGCCAAAGAGGCTGCTGCCATCCGTGGCTGCAATATTTGCTTGGGAGCAGAGACACTGGTGGGACTCATGGGCATGTAGTCATCACTTTTGCAGCTTCCAATGCTGCCCCCTGCCAGTGGGGCCACTCCAGGAGTCATGGGCATGTAGCCATCATCTGCTCCAAGGTTACTGCTGGAGCTCCGATGGGAGCCAATCTCAATGTCCCCGTAATCCTCCGGGTATGGGTTGTAGGTCACTTTGGGAGAAGAGGCTGGGTAAAGGCGGCTTGAGCTGCCGGCAAAACTGGCCCTCATCAGAGTATATTCATCAAGGGAGGCAGAGGAGACTTGGGGCACTGCACGTTGTCGTGCAGGTGTGGTCAGGGAGTAAGTCCTCTTTCTATGACCTTTGTCCAAGTCTAGGGCCCCTTCCCCGGACACTCTTCGGTATGTTCGGCCACATAGGCTTAGGGGTCTTTCCATGGTCATGTATCCATATAGTTCAGTCCCACTGCCATCTCTCGCTGGTGGGGTCTCGGCAATGGACTCAGGAGTGTTGCTTCGGTTGCTGCAAAAGGTCCGCAGGTCCCCAGGGCTAGAGCCGTACTCATCCAAGGACATGAAGCCTGGGTCACTGGGGGAGCCAGAAGCAGAAGCACTGCCACTAGAGGGCCGCTGGCCCTGGTGGTGGTGAAGGTGGTGTGGATGTGGATGTTGTCCTTGAGGCAGGGAGTAAGAAGCTGAGCCATGCCCGCTGCTAGAGGAGAGGCTGCCAGGGCTGGTGGCAGACGGAGGTGAATGGGATACCGGCATAGACATGGATCGACTGTGTTGAAGGGGGCCCCCAGCCGGAGCTAACATCATCTTATTAGGTCGCATGGAGGCGCTGCAGCTGCTGCTCAGAGTATGGGACCTGCTTAGGGGAGTCCTCACCGGGCCGGGACTCATGGGGCTGCCAGCCACTGAAACTGGCCTGCAGCCCACCCCTCCCGCACCCCCGCTGCTGCTGCCATCGCCCTCACTGGCCGTGCGTACCCGACAGGAGTTGCACTTCCCAGCTCCAGAGGCCTGGGTCGAAATGGGGGTACCGGTGGTGGGAGGCGTGGCGGCCAGGCTGTCGGTTCGGGAGCGACGCAGGAGCCCAGTCTGGCTGGGAGGCAGGTTGACcagatgatggtggtggtgacgCCGGGTGCCCGGGACGCTGATGGGGTGGGTGGATGAGGAGCCTGAGGACTGGCTTTTGCTTCGGGGACGGAATTCGAACAGCTCCTTCAGGGCTTTCATGGCCTCCAGGATGGTTTCATGGATGTTCTGGGCCACCACAGAGTCATCCGCCTGCATCCAGAGCTCACCAGGACCAGTGGACGCAGAGCGTCCCACTTCGATGAAGAAAAAGCTGTCGGAGTGGCCACAGCGCCGGATGTTCATCAGCTGTAGGGTGACCGACGGCACCTCACAGTTGAGCTTTACAAAACCGATAGTGCGCGCGGAGAGGCAAAGCCGATACACCCCAGTCAGATTCTTGCTCTGACCCAGTCCTTTGGGTTTCAGGTTCACCTGCCAGACCTCCCGGTACGCAGCGCTCGCTGGGGTGATCAGTCCATAGTGGAGATCCTCAGCCGCTGCCCCGAAGGAACCACTGCCGCCCGAACCAGGCAGGGAGGCGCTGCAGGACGAGGCGCTGGCCGATGAGGTGCCGGACAGGCAGTGTGGGTAGAGAGAGCTCGAGTCGTAGGCGGCTTTGCCCTCGTTGAGCAGGTCGGTGAGCGCTCGGTACCAGCCCTCCTGCTCCTGCTCATTTTCGGCTGCCACGGCGAAGTACTCGTCCTTGGTGTAGAGGGCGATCAGATACTTGTGCTTGGCGTCCGCCCGCTTGTTGATGTTGAGGCAAGAGTCTAAGGCGATCACCCTTTTCGGGGCCCCCGACTTGTTCTTCCACTTTTTCTCATTCTCGTAGTACTCCAGCCTCGCGGGCAGGGGTGGCTGGCCCCCGGCTCCCCCACCGCCCTGCTCTTCGCCACCGCTCCCCGGGCCCCGAAGCACGAAAAAGCGTTTGTGCCCATGTTTTTGCTTCCTCAGGTAGCCGCACTTCCGCACgctgtggttgttgttgttgttgttgttgttgaggttGGTGCCGCCACCGCCGCCACCTCCTCCTCCGTTGGAGGAATTCGCCGGGGTCAGGAGCCCGTTCAGTGGCGGGCTGGCCATCCTCCCGGGAGGGTGCAGTCCTTACCACCTCAATCCAGTCGCGAAGGCAACAGggatagggggaagggagggcagagggaggggtgatttggggagggggagtgaTTTAGGGATGGGAGGTTAGGGATGGCTTCCCTTCACTCTCGCAAGTGAAAGCGTCTCTTTCcccaaaggtttaaaaaaaaaaaagcaaggatcGGAAGATGAGCCGAGCGGGTTTCCCTCTGATGATCGGTTATCTTCGGTGGTCGGCTAGAAGATGCACAGATCACAGTCcactccctcccccacctttgCCAACTTCCCGCGGCTCCTCTCTCTCCAGTGTATCTGGCTGCCCTAAAACGCACAAACGATAGCCCCGGTCTCTGGGCTGCAGCCGCCTTTACTGCTTCGGCTGTCCTCCAGGTTAAGCGACTGCACTTGTCCTGCTGCAGGGGTTGCAGTCACTGCCGCCGCTGCCTCTCCGCGTTCAGGTCTGTTTCGGTGAGCTGCGAATCCCTCGGCGTGGCTCGGGGTTGCTGCCTCTGCTACTGCTACTGGTGCTACTGCCGCCGCCAACGGCGACTCCTGCCTGTCTCGGTCCCAGTTGAACAGTGAGTAACACATCGCGCACTGAGTGACTGAACTAAAGAGCAAAACAACATGTGACTCTGCGTTACGCAGGCACACACACGAGCGAAGGGCGAGGGGGGAAAGAGGGGGCGAGAGAGCCGCACTCCTCCCCCACAAGCACCCCGCATTGGGTGCAGCGCCGGGGGACTGACGGCCCAGAGCACCAATTGAGCACCACGCAgaggaagttgggggggggggaaggagcgGGTAATGGGGGAGCCGGAGGATggcgggaggagggagaagggaggagagaggaggcgGGCACTGAAGcacccctccttctccctcccttcccttcctcctcctgctctctctctctctcctcctttctccttctgttttttttttcccgcCTATCCCCTCCCCCGCTCTGagcttccctcctctccccacacaCACGGTAAAGAGATGGAGGGATTGGGAAGGGGGGCGTAGGGTATGGGGGAAATGCCAGCTCTAGTGCCTCATTAATCAGAG belongs to Monodelphis domestica isolate mMonDom1 chromosome 8, mMonDom1.pri, whole genome shotgun sequence and includes:
- the IRS2 gene encoding insulin receptor substrate 2; the encoded protein is MASPPLNGLLTPANSSNGGGGGGGGGTNLNNNNNNNNHSVRKCGYLRKQKHGHKRFFVLRGPGSGGEEQGGGGAGGQPPLPARLEYYENEKKWKNKSGAPKRVIALDSCLNINKRADAKHKYLIALYTKDEYFAVAAENEQEQEGWYRALTDLLNEGKAAYDSSSLYPHCLSGTSSASASSCSASLPGSGGSGSFGAAAEDLHYGLITPASAAYREVWQVNLKPKGLGQSKNLTGVYRLCLSARTIGFVKLNCEVPSVTLQLMNIRRCGHSDSFFFIEVGRSASTGPGELWMQADDSVVAQNIHETILEAMKALKELFEFRPRSKSQSSGSSSTHPISVPGTRRHHHHHLVNLPPSQTGLLRRSRTDSLAATPPTTGTPISTQASGAGKCNSCRVRTASEGDGSSSGGAGGVGCRPVSVAGSPMSPGPVRTPLSRSHTLSSSCSASMRPNKMMLAPAGGPLQHSRSMSMPVSHSPPSATSPGSLSSSSGHGSASYSLPQGQHPHPHHLHHHQGQRPSSGSASASGSPSDPGFMSLDEYGSSPGDLRTFCSNRSNTPESIAETPPARDGSGTELYGYMTMERPLSLCGRTYRRVSGEGALDLDKGHRKRTYSLTTPARQRAVPQVSSASLDEYTLMRASFAGSSSRLYPASSPKVTYNPYPEDYGDIEIGSHRSSSSNLGADDGYMPMTPGVAPLAGGSIGSCKSDDYMPMSPTSVSAPKQILQPRMAAASLATGAASQAASSATSGRGSPMNGSSYKTSSPAESSPEDSGYMRMWCGSKLSVESSEGKLLPNGDYLNMSPSDAGASLTPPDFFYDSVPLPGGGEPPKGVPGCCYSSLPRSYKTPCPRNGDSDQYVFMNSPVGRRIVEEEQEQPSLQPLPNTTTPCTQPTRPFVSNGGSHSQPHHLVPSAVRQSGSSSGNSNRPESFLIQRCRAVRPTRLSLEGLRTLPSMHEYPLPPEPKSPGEYINIDFSESGAHLSPPPPPLLTSAASSSSLLSASSPASSMGSGTPGTSGDSRRRSPLSDYMNLGFGSPKSPKSGTEGGGSVGSLDALMSPEASSPCPPLPTPPASSTSSSQQQQLPPPPPGELYRLPPASSTCHPTPVSASSPSSPPETEDSGDYTEMAFGIAATPPQPIAAPPKPESARVTSPTSGVKRLSLMEQVSGVEAFLLASPPPDPHRGAKVIRADPQGGRRRHSSETFSSTTTVTPVSPSFAHNPKRHNSASVENVSLRKSGEGPSGNGGESLGGGEEEPSTSPHPRQPSLPLPPQSQQLRWTQNQHGALVGCPGSSGSPMCRETSAGFQNGLNYIAIDVRDEAGLLLQQQQQSGDKNSWALTRGLSGLINGGSGSSTGGCVGPGSGPLPTTNTYASIDFMTHHLKEATAVKE